The following are from one region of the Corylus avellana chromosome ca1, CavTom2PMs-1.0 genome:
- the LOC132172614 gene encoding 2-oxoglutarate-dependent dioxygenase 21, chloroplastic, whose translation MNDLRQQPSWVVFLGKFHRFEVGEGDKGWELIVSGERIQGEGKSSMASLSRAITLTKMCVSHVPQRYVLPPSHRPNTFPPLMNHRLPIIDLSSLLNPSLRSQTMDEIRIASKEMGFFQVINHGVPPSVVKGALDAAVEFFNLSMEEKMVHASDNVHEPVRYGTSMNHVKDEFQFWRDFIKHYSHPLSSWIHLWPSNPPSYKKKMGSYTKAMQVLQKQLMEVVLESLGLNPNYLQDEVESGSQVLAINCYPACPEPELTLGMPPHSDFGFLTVLLQSCPGLQVLDHNHNWLSVPVVEDALIVQLGDQLEVMSNGQYKSVVHRVTVSSEKKRFSIASLHSLALDKKIGPAEKLVDQEHPAAYEEFSFKDFLDYISNNDITTGKRFIDSLKKKNHP comes from the exons ATGAACGATTTGAGGCAGCAGCCAAGTTGGGTAGTTTTCTTGGGTAAGTTTCACAGGTTTGAAGTTGGTGAAGGTGACAAGGGGTGGGAGTTGATAGTGAGTGGAG AGAGAATTCAAGGTGAGGGAAAGAGCTCAATGGCTTCGCTTTCTAGAGCAATAACACTCACAAAAATGTGTGTCTCCCATGTGCCTCAACGCTATGTTCTCCCTCCCTCTCACCGCCCAAACACTTTTCCCCCCCTTATGAACCACCGCCTTCCTATCATAGATCTTTCCTCTTTACTGAATCCTTCTCTTAGATCTCAGACGATGGATGAGATTCGCATTGCTAGCAAGGAAATGGGATTCTTTCAG GTGATCAATCATGGGGTTCCTCCTTCAGTCGTGAAAGGTGCCCTAGATGCTGCGGTGGAGTTTTTTAACTTGTCCATGGAGGAAAAAATGGTTCATGCATCTGATAATGTTCATGAGCCAGTCAGATATGGGACGAGCATGAATCATGTTAAGGATGAGTTTCAGTTCTGGAGGGACTTCATAAAACATTACTCCCATCCACTTTCAAGTTGGATTCATCTCTGGCCATCGAATCCTCCAAGTTACAA AAAAAAGATGGGAAGCTATACAAAGGCGATGCAAGTTCTACAAAAACAACTAATGGAAGTTGTCCTGGAAAGCTTAGGGCTAAACCCTAATTACTTGCAAGATGAAGTGGAAAGCGGCTCGCAAGTTCTGGCCATAAACTGCTATCCGGCATGCCCCGAACCGGAGCTCACGTTAGGCATGCCGCCGCACTCAGACTTTGGCTTCCTGACCGTTTTACTGCAAAGCTGCCCTGGCCTGCAAGTCCTGGATCACAATCACAACTGGCTCTCAGTTCCTGTTGTTGAAGATGCTCTTATAGTTCAGTTGGGCGACCAATTGGAAGTAATGAGCAACGGCCAATACAAGAGTGTTGTTCATCGAGTGACAGTTAGTTCAGAGAAGAAAAGGTTTTCAATTGCAAGTCTTCACAGTTTGGCATTGGACAAGAAAATAGGGCCTGCGGAGAAGCTGGTGGACCAAGAGCATCCAGCTGCCTACGAGGAATTTAGCTTCAAAGATTTTCTGGATTACATCTCAAACAATGATATCACGACGGGTAAAAGGTTCATTGATAgcctgaagaagaagaatcatcCATGA